A region from the Triticum urartu cultivar G1812 chromosome 1, Tu2.1, whole genome shotgun sequence genome encodes:
- the LOC125535574 gene encoding acyl transferase 1-like: MVTFTARRSEPELLPPARATPRETKALSDLDDQRTLRYYETVIGFFRSNALPGRPDDPVKAIRAALREALVYYYPIAGRLREDGAGRLVVDCTAEGVVFVEAYVDARLEEFGEPLLPPYPCVEELLCPVGETRAVVGKPLLFMQVTRLKCGGFVLGFHICHNLADGFGMAQFIKAVSDIARGEAAPTILPVWERELLTSRSLLPRPITRLYPAHEPPANGSGSAARDMMLSVPPQSMVAKYFLFGPREVSALRGRIPAGHPARSATIFELVTAVMWRCRTVALGYEPGQRVRLMTTMNARGRWNNHTPIPWGYYGNAHVSPIAEAVVGELRAQPLADTVELVRETKRGMTKERMESMVEAVALLREWPPSTMDRIYEVSDVRWMAVNVLDFGWADLAGGGIPLAGDLTSKLGSDHMWCRNENGEVSTVVSMLLPRAAMDRFTEEIAVWLSHKDDEKNLAIMSSL; encoded by the exons ATGGTGACCTTCACGGCGCGCCGGAGCGAGCCGGAGCTGCTGCCGCCGGCACGGGCGACTCCGCGCGAGACCAAGGCCCTGTCGGACCTCGACGACCAGCGCACGCTGCGCTACTACGAGACGGTCATCGGGTTCTTCCGCAGCAACGCGCTGCCCGGCAGGCCGGACGACCCGGTTAAGGCCATCCGGGCGGCGTTGAGGGAGGCGCTGGTGTACTACTACCCGATCGCCGGCCGGCTCAGGGAGGACGGCGCAGGGAGGCTCGTCGTGGACTGCACGGCCGAGGGGGTGGTGTTCGTGGAGGCCTACGTGGACGCGCGTCTGGAGGAGTTCGGCGAGCCGCTGCTGCCGCCGTACCCTTGCGTGGAGGAGTTACTGTGCCCTGTCGGCGAAACCAGGGCCGTCGTTGGCAAGCCTTTGCTCTTCATGCAG GTGACACGACTCAAATGCGGAGGGTTCGTCCTGGGTTTTCACATTTGCCATAACCTCGCCGACGGCTTCGGCATGGCTCAGTTCATCAAAGCTGTGTCCGACATAGCACGTGGAGAAGCGGCCCCGACCATTTTACCCGTGTGGGAAAGGGAGCTGCTAACATCACGCAGCTTATTACCACGCCCCATCACCCGACTGTACCCAGCGCACGAACCACCAGCGAACGGCTCGGGGAGCGCAGCTCGCGACATGATGCTCTCGGTTCCGCCTCAGAGCATGGTCGCCAAGTACTTCCTCTTCGGGCCAAGGGAGGTGTCAGCCCTCCGAGGCCGCATACCGGCGGGCCACCCCGCCCGCTCCGCCACCATCTTCGAGCTGGTGACCGCCGTGATGTGGCGGTGCCGCACGGTCGCCCTCGGGTACGAGCCCGGCCAGCGGGTGCGCCTCATGACCACCATGAACGCCCGCGGGAGGTGGAACAACCACACCCCCATCCCGTGGGGGTACTACGGCAATGCGCACGTCTCCCCCATAGCGGAGGCCGTCGTCGGCGAGCTCCGCGCGCAGCCGCTCGCCGACACGGTGGAGCTCGTACGCGAGACCAAGCGCGGCATGACCAAGGAGCGCATGGAGTCGATGGTGGAGGCGGTGGCGCTGCTGCGGGAGTGGCCGCCTTCCACCATGGACAGGATATACGAGGTGTCGGATGTGAGGTGGATGGCGGTGAACGTGTTGGACTTCGGGTGGGCTGACCTGGCCGGCGGTGGTATACCGTTGGCCGGGGATCTCACTTCCAAACTAGGGAGCGATCACATGTGGTGCAGGAATGAGAACGGCGAGGTCTCGACCGTGGTGTCGATGCTGCTGCCGAGGGCGGCCATGGACAGGTTTACAGAGGAGATCGCGGTATGGCTGAGCCACAAAGATGACGAGAAGAATTTAGCAATCATGAGCTCACTTTAG